The genomic segment ACAAAGACCGAGCTTGAGTTGAGGGATTTTTTCATTCACGCCCAGTTCATAGAGGGTGTGTTGAAGGTAATTATAGCTCATCCCCGCTGCGATGAATCCGAGGGGGGCTTTTGGTTGGCCTGCAGCCGGGCGGTTGATGAATTGATTGACCCCGAGCTCGCGAGCGGCTTTCCAGAGGCGTTCTACACGCGAAGGCATGTCCTGCTCTTTACGCCAAGTGCGGGGGGGCAGGAGGACCATATCCTCGATCCGGAGTCCATTTTTGGTGTCGAGGGTGGTTTTATTATTGGTATTAATCTCGGGAAATTGATTTTTCCGGACGAGTACGGAGGCGCCCCCGTCTGCGTGATTAGGTGTCAGGAGGTAGCCGATATAGAGCTCTGAACGGCGGGAGAGCTTAAAAGCAGTGTCGATCCAGTCTTTGACCTCTTGGAAAGTGCTAGGCTCTAAGACAGGCATCATCAGATGTTTGCAAATATAACGGGAATCGGCAGGGACTTGGGTGCTTTCACTCCAAGGGTCGTCGCCCAAGACAATAACAGCACCCCCGTCCGGGTGGGCACCCGCCAGATTACCAAGGGCTAAAGCGTCACTGGCGACATGGACCCCGACGGATTTCATGGCTGCAATCGCGCGTAAACCTGACATCTGTGAGCCATTCACCATCGCGACACTCAAGGCTTCATTATTCGCCATGGCCGCATGAATCCCGTATTTTTTAGGGAGTTCCTGGATAGACTCGATACAGTCGAAAAAACCGGCCACAGGGGATCCGGGATAACCTGTCCAGAGATGAGTGCCTCCTTCGACTTCCAAAAGCCCCTTGATGAGCAATTCATTGCCCAAAAAAACTTCGATACCTTCTTCTTTTAAAAATCTTGGATCTACCTTCATTGTCCTGAAATTCTGCCACAGTCATGTCGCAAGCGCAACTATGAAGAAATTCTGGATTTTTTAATCAGAAGAAAATTTATTTGACTCTTGATCATTTATCATGGAATGAAAGGCCATGAGCGGCCCCCGAAAAATACGTTCATTTGCCCCGGTCATCCGGAGGATTAATGCTTTGGACAAGCATAAGTCTTTCAGGGTCAGTGAAATAGGAAGTGTTTCAGGGCTTCCATTTCTGATGATTGATAACCTTCATCCACCCAGCCATGCGGAATATACTGTTCATCTAACAGCGGGAATCCATGGGGATGAACCCGCCGGTGTATTAGGATTAATAAGTTTTTTAGAAAAAATTCCACCGAAAATCCTTCGGCAAGTCGCCCTGACGGTTTTTCCTTGTGTCAATGTCTGGGGTTATGAGCGCAATTTGCGCGTGAATGAGAAGGGGGAGGATATTAACCGTTGTTTTCAGGTCGGAACAAATTGTGCGGAGGTGATTTTAATGAGGAAAGGGTGGGGAAAACGGAAATATGACTTTGTAGCGAGTTGTCATGAAGATTACGACTCACTGGGAGCCTATATATATGAGCTGAAATATGATCCTCCCTTCTGGGGCCCCCAGATTCTTGCAGCTTTTTCCAGGTGTGTTACCCTTGATACCCGTCCAGAGATTGAGGGACTGCCCGCGCTTCAGGGGCACATTTGCCATGACATAAAAAAGTTACCGCCGGATATTCATGCGGAAGCCATCTACCTGATCAAAGGTGAAAATGCCAACACGAGGCATACGTTAACCTTTGAAACCCCCTCTCTCCAGCCCCTTGAAAACCGGATCGCCGCGCAAATTGCGGGATTAAAGAAGTGTTTCAGCCTGCTCATGGACAATAAACTCCGATCATAATTGTTTTTTTATTGAGGATGGATAGTTTTTTTGACTATTGCATATGATTAATGAGATAACTCCTGCTGGCGGAT from the Verrucomicrobiota bacterium genome contains:
- a CDS encoding indolepyruvate ferredoxin oxidoreductase, whose protein sequence is MKVDPRFLKEEGIEVFLGNELLIKGLLEVEGGTHLWTGYPGSPVAGFFDCIESIQELPKKYGIHAAMANNEALSVAMVNGSQMSGLRAIAAMKSVGVHVASDALALGNLAGAHPDGGAVIVLGDDPWSESTQVPADSRYICKHLMMPVLEPSTFQEVKDWIDTAFKLSRRSELYIGYLLTPNHADGGASVLVRKNQFPEINTNNKTTLDTKNGLRIEDMVLLPPRTWRKEQDMPSRVERLWKAARELGVNQFINRPAAGQPKAPLGFIAAGMSYNYLQHTLYELGVNEKIPQLKLGLCYPIDPALIEEFSESVENIIIIEERRGFVEEQVAQIII
- a CDS encoding M14 family metallocarboxypeptidase, translating into MSGPRKIRSFAPVIRRINALDKHKSFRVSEIGSVSGLPFLMIDNLHPPSHAEYTVHLTAGIHGDEPAGVLGLISFLEKIPPKILRQVALTVFPCVNVWGYERNLRVNEKGEDINRCFQVGTNCAEVILMRKGWGKRKYDFVASCHEDYDSLGAYIYELKYDPPFWGPQILAAFSRCVTLDTRPEIEGLPALQGHICHDIKKLPPDIHAEAIYLIKGENANTRHTLTFETPSLQPLENRIAAQIAGLKKCFSLLMDNKLRS